The Anaeromyxobacter diazotrophicus genome contains the following window.
CGTACCACCGGCACGCGTGGCACGCCGCCTGGCTGGAGGCGTTCGCGCCCGGCGCCGAGCTGACCGTGCTGGTGGCGCGCGACCGCGCCGGGCGCGCCGCCGGCCTGGCGCCGCTCATCGCCTCGCGCCGCCGCGGGCTGACCGTGCTCTCCGCCCCCGCCAACGACCACACGCCGCGCGTGGAGTGGGTGCTGGGCGCCGACCCGGCCGGCGCCGTCGAGGCGCTGTGGGCGCACCTGCGCGACCGCGTGCGCTGGGACGTGCTGGTGCTCCGCGACCTGCCGCGGGCCGGCCCCACCTCGCTTCACCTGGAGGCGGCCGCCCGCGCCGACCGGCACCTCACCGGCCGCTGGGAGTCGCTCCGGTCGCCCTTCCTCGCCCTGGGGGGGGCGCCCCGCGAGGCGCGGCTCCCCGCCAAGTTCACGGCCAACCTCCGGCGGCGCCTGCGGAAGCTCTCCGAGGCGGGCGCGGTCGCCTGCCGCCGGGTGGACGGCGGCGAAGAGGTGGAGGACTACCTGGAGCGCTTCATGGCCCTGGAGGCGGCGGGCTGGAAGGGGGCGCGCGGCAGCGCCATCGCCCGCGACCCGCGCGCGGTCGCCTTCTACCGGGCGCTGGCCCGCGCCGGGGCGCGCGAGGGGTGGCTCGCGCTGCGCGCGCTCGAGCTCGACGGCCGTCCCGTGGCGATGCACTTCGGCCTCCGTTACCGGGGCGTGTACGCGCTCCCGAAGCCGGCCTACGACGAGGCGCTGGGCGCCTGCTCGCCCGGGCAGCTCCTCCTGCGCGAGGTGCTCGCCGAATGCGAGGCGGCGGGCCTGGCCGAGCTCGACTTCCTGGGGCCGGACATGCCGTGGAAGCGCGACTGGGCCCCCGATCACCGGCCGCACGACTGGCTGTACGTCTACCGCCCCGGGGTGGCCGGGGCGGCGCTGCACGCGGTGAAGCACCGGCTGAAGCCGCTGGCGAGGGAGGTGGTGGAATGGTGGCGACGCTGACCGAGACCGCGCGCAGCCCCGGGCTGCTCGCCGCGCGGCCGCCCGGCCGGCGGGTGCTGACCGCCCTGCCGACGCTCTCGCCGCGGCTGCTCGTCCCGCGGCTCCGGGCCGGACCCGCGCCGTTCCCGCTCGGCGGCGCCGAGGTGCGGCGCTACTACTTCGCCCGCAACGCGGTGTGGGAGGCGGCGCGCCTGCTGGGGCTCGCCGGTCACGAGGTCCTCGTCCCCGCCTACCACCACGGCGTGGAGGTCGAGGCGCTGGTCGCGGCCGGGGCCGTCCCGCGGTTCGTCCGCGTGGACGCGCGGATGCGCCTCGATCTCGAGCACCTCGAGCAGAGCGTCGGGCCGCGCACCCGGGCGCTCTACGTCATCCACTACCTCGGCTTCCCGCAGCCCATGGACGCGCTGCTCGCGCTCGCCCGGCGGCGCGGGCTGGCGGTGCTCGAAGACTGCGCGCTGGCGCTGCTCTCCCGGGACGGCGCGGAGCCGCTGGGGGCGCGCGGAGACGTGGGCATCTTCTGCCTCTACAAGTCGCTGCCGGTGCCGAACGGCGGGATCCTCGCCCTGAACCGCCCGCTCGACGCGGCGGGTCCGGCCCGGGCGGCGCCGCTCGCGAGCACGCTCTCGCACGCCACCGGCAGCCTGCTCGCGCACCTCGCGCGCCGCGGCGGGCCCGCCGGCGAGGCGGTGCGGGAGGGGCTGCGGCGGTCGCAGCGCGCGGTCCGGGCGGCCCTCCACGTCGGGCCGCTCGCCACCGGCACGATGCACTTCGACCCCGCCGCGGCCGACGTCGGCATGAGCGCGCTCACCCGCGTCATCCTCGAGAACGTGGACTTCGAGGAAGCGGTCCAGGCGCGCCGGCGCAACTGGTTCCTGCTCTTCGCCCGGCTGCGCGAGCTGGCCCCGCCGGTGCAGCTCGAGCTCCCGCCCGGCGTCTGCCCGCTGTTCTACCCGCTCCTGGTCGAGGACAAGGCCGGCGTGGCGGAGCGGCTCGCCGCGCGCGGGATCGAGACGGTCGAGTTCTGGAACACCGGCCACCCCGCCTGCGACGAGGCCGGCTTCCCCGAGGTGGCGGCCCTGCGCCGGCGCGTGCTGGAGCTGCCGCTGCACCAGGATCTCGACCCGGACGACATGGCCTACCTGGCCGCGGCGGTCGAGGAGGCGCTCCCGTGAACCCCGCGCGCAACCAGGTCCTGCCGCCGGTGCGGGTGGTGGAGAGCGACGACCCGGCGCGGCTGGCCGCGCTCCGGCCGGAGTGGGACGAGCTGTTCCTCGCGCGCGCCGGCGGGAACCCGTTCCTCTCCTGGGAGTGGCAGTTCACGTTCTGGCGCACCTTCGCGCAGCGCCGCCCGCTCTGGATCCTGGAGGCGCGCGATCGCGGCGAGCGGCTGGCCGGGCTGCTGGTCCTCTCGGCGCGCCCGGCGCTGGGGGTCGCCCGGCGCTGGGGGCTCCTCACGAACGGGCTCACCGGGACCGACGCGCTGGACGTCCTGGCGCGCCCGGGCTTCGACGCGCCGGTGCGCGAGGCCTTCGCCCGGGCGCTGGGGGCCGCCCTGCCGCGCTGGGACTTCCTCGATCTCGAGGACCTGCCCTGCGGCAGCGCGACCGTGGCGGCGTTCCGCGCCGCGCTGCGCCCGCGCGGGGTGAAGGCGACGGTCGAGCCGCGCTTCGTCTGTCCGGGGTTCGCCCTCCGCGGCACCTTCGCCGCGCACCTGGCGGGCTTCCGGCGGCGCGACACCTTCCTGCGCCGCCGGCGCTGGCTCGAGCGGCAGCCCGGCTACCGGATCGCGGTGGCGTCCTCGCCCGAGGAGGCCGGGCCGGCCATGGAGGACTTCCTGCGCCTGCACCACCTGCGCTGGGACCCGGAGGGCGGCTCGGACGGGATCCCGCGCGGCCTGGTGGAGGAGTTCCACCGCGAGCTGGCCCCGCTGCTGGCGGCGCGCGGGTGGCTGCGGCTCTACCGGCTGGAGGTGGAGGGGCGGTCCATCGCCGCCGTGTACGGGATCGAGCTCATGCGGCGCTTCTCGTACTACCAGTCCGGCATGGACCCGGCCTGGGCGGCGCGCAGCCCGGGGCTCGTCCTGCTCGGCCGCACCGTCGAGGACGCGTACGCGCGCGGCCTCTCCGACTACGACTTCCTGCGCGGGACCGAGCCGCACAAGCTCGACTGGGCCGCCGACCGGCGCGAGACCTGCGCGCTCAGGCTGCGCGCGCCCGGGCTCCGGCCGGAGGCGGAGGCCGCGGCCGAGGAGGTCTTCCGCCGGGCGCGCGGCGCCGCCCGGGCGCTCGCGCCGGCGGGGGTGTGGACGGCGCTGCGGCGGGTGCGGCGGGAGCTGGCGGCGAACGGCCTCGCCGGC
Protein-coding sequences here:
- a CDS encoding GNAT family N-acetyltransferase; this encodes MISPEVQGAPARAGGPAPGAAPGGYRVEEVAGASGFAALRGAWDALLASGPVDAPYHRHAWHAAWLEAFAPGAELTVLVARDRAGRAAGLAPLIASRRRGLTVLSAPANDHTPRVEWVLGADPAGAVEALWAHLRDRVRWDVLVLRDLPRAGPTSLHLEAAARADRHLTGRWESLRSPFLALGGAPREARLPAKFTANLRRRLRKLSEAGAVACRRVDGGEEVEDYLERFMALEAAGWKGARGSAIARDPRAVAFYRALARAGAREGWLALRALELDGRPVAMHFGLRYRGVYALPKPAYDEALGACSPGQLLLREVLAECEAAGLAELDFLGPDMPWKRDWAPDHRPHDWLYVYRPGVAGAALHAVKHRLKPLAREVVEWWRR
- a CDS encoding DegT/DnrJ/EryC1/StrS family aminotransferase, which produces MATLTETARSPGLLAARPPGRRVLTALPTLSPRLLVPRLRAGPAPFPLGGAEVRRYYFARNAVWEAARLLGLAGHEVLVPAYHHGVEVEALVAAGAVPRFVRVDARMRLDLEHLEQSVGPRTRALYVIHYLGFPQPMDALLALARRRGLAVLEDCALALLSRDGAEPLGARGDVGIFCLYKSLPVPNGGILALNRPLDAAGPARAAPLASTLSHATGSLLAHLARRGGPAGEAVREGLRRSQRAVRAALHVGPLATGTMHFDPAAADVGMSALTRVILENVDFEEAVQARRRNWFLLFARLRELAPPVQLELPPGVCPLFYPLLVEDKAGVAERLAARGIETVEFWNTGHPACDEAGFPEVAALRRRVLELPLHQDLDPDDMAYLAAAVEEALP
- a CDS encoding GNAT family N-acetyltransferase, with product MNPARNQVLPPVRVVESDDPARLAALRPEWDELFLARAGGNPFLSWEWQFTFWRTFAQRRPLWILEARDRGERLAGLLVLSARPALGVARRWGLLTNGLTGTDALDVLARPGFDAPVREAFARALGAALPRWDFLDLEDLPCGSATVAAFRAALRPRGVKATVEPRFVCPGFALRGTFAAHLAGFRRRDTFLRRRRWLERQPGYRIAVASSPEEAGPAMEDFLRLHHLRWDPEGGSDGIPRGLVEEFHRELAPLLAARGWLRLYRLEVEGRSIAAVYGIELMRRFSYYQSGMDPAWAARSPGLVLLGRTVEDAYARGLSDYDFLRGTEPHKLDWAADRRETCALRLRAPGLRPEAEAAAEEVFRRARGAARALAPAGVWTALRRVRRELAANGLAGAAGRAGGGEAEAREDAT